Proteins encoded within one genomic window of Saccharopolyspora pogona:
- a CDS encoding sirohydrochlorin chelatase, translating to MTEPLLVVGHGTVDEGGVTEFHAFLDRLRTRMSAAGVDTAGGFIELSAPAVTEAWSELTARGHRRMAAVPLVLVAAGHGKGDIPAALEREVRRHPGTSFVFGRPLGPHPILLELLAERIEAVVPRADWPDTAVVLVGRGSTDPDANAEVCKVSRLLQETCGFDTVETAFISLAPPDVAGGLERARRLGAKRIVVAPYFLFDGVLPQRVVDQAREYASSAPDIDVRVAGYLGDCDALVDLVVERYHEALLGDIRMNCDTCAYRVLLPGFEDKLGAPQTPHHHPDDPTGHGHGHGHAHGHTTR from the coding sequence GTGACCGAACCGCTGCTGGTCGTGGGCCACGGCACGGTGGACGAAGGTGGTGTGACGGAGTTCCACGCCTTCCTCGACCGCCTGCGCACCCGGATGTCGGCCGCTGGCGTCGACACCGCAGGCGGGTTCATCGAGCTGTCCGCCCCCGCGGTCACCGAAGCCTGGAGCGAGCTCACCGCCCGCGGCCACCGCCGGATGGCCGCCGTGCCGCTCGTGCTCGTCGCCGCCGGGCACGGCAAGGGCGACATCCCGGCCGCGCTGGAACGCGAAGTCCGCCGCCACCCCGGCACGTCGTTCGTGTTCGGCCGGCCGCTCGGACCGCACCCGATCCTCCTGGAACTGCTCGCCGAACGGATCGAGGCCGTGGTGCCGCGCGCCGACTGGCCCGACACCGCCGTGGTGCTCGTCGGCCGAGGCTCCACCGACCCGGACGCCAACGCCGAAGTGTGCAAGGTCTCACGGCTCTTGCAGGAGACCTGCGGCTTCGACACGGTAGAAACCGCGTTCATCTCCCTGGCACCACCGGACGTCGCCGGTGGGCTGGAACGGGCTCGCAGGCTCGGGGCGAAGCGGATCGTGGTCGCCCCGTACTTCCTGTTCGACGGCGTGCTTCCGCAGCGCGTGGTCGACCAGGCACGCGAGTACGCGAGCTCCGCGCCGGACATCGACGTCCGCGTCGCCGGATACCTGGGAGACTGCGACGCCCTGGTGGATCTCGTCGTGGAGCGCTACCACGAGGCCCTGCTCGGCGACATCCGGATGAACTGCGACACCTGCGCCTACCGGGTGCTGCTGCCGGGATTCGAGGACAAACTGGGCGCACCGCAGACACCGCACCACCACCCCGACGATCCGACCGGACACGGTCACGGACACGGACACGCACATGGCCACACAACCCGATAA